Genomic window (Drosophila ananassae strain 14024-0371.13 chromosome 3L, ASM1763931v2, whole genome shotgun sequence):
TCGGCCATGGCAAGCGAACACTGTAAACCGTGTGATAACGAGAATCGGAAGAAAACAAATAGAACCTTTGAGTAATATATCTTCAGTTACTGGGCTGTCGGCCAATAAACAATTGTATTTATGGCTGACTATTGTATATGGATATTCCGAAGAAGAAATATAAGTGCAATGATTGTAATTAACCTTTAGTAGTTAGTACTTcaacaataaaacaaacacTCAAGGATGCGCAGTGGGTACATgcatgaatttttaaattttatatgaaaccattttgaaatgaagaaattaagataaaacATCTTTCTCACCAAAGAATAGGTACAATCTGTCGACAATATCGCCACATCCAAGGGAGAGGTATGGTTTGCTACACAGAACCCAGAAACTGTGGGCTTATACTGCTTATTGTGGAACTTTATAAGGGATGACAAAGAACTTGCTATAAGGCGGAACGTGATTTTGAACGACAAGCTCGCTAAAGAATTCCGTAAATATCGGAAAGGTATTAAAGCCACAATAAAGTTAGCAAATACTGTAAATAAAACCTAGGAATCAAATagtattatattaaaaaaaatattaaataaataacaagtAACATAAACTGGCTTAAAAAACGCGCACGAAGGATACCGAAACGTGTTTACTTCTACAAATTAAGTAATACACAAAACCGAATAGAAAAAAGCTAATAGTTAACAAGTAACATAAAACGATCCAACTGCAATTAGCGAAAGCAAAACATTACGCTGCGTTGCACGATCCAAATCTTTTTCGCTTTTGTTTCTCCACCTTACTATTCTTCacatttttgattttgatttaaaatccGACTTGTCAGTTCAGTCCCCCCCACATCGAACAGTTGAAAGTTTTCCGCAGTCGAGTCTTGGTGTAAAAAGCCATTGAATCAAACAATTACACTTACACCAACGAAGCAAACCAATACTCGGAGCGGCATCAAAAATACATATCGTATAAAGAAGCCGACCATCCATATTAGAGTTATTTTCCAGGAAATGAATTCGTAATGTCTGTTGGTGCGTGTCAGCATATTCCAGTTCTTCAACTCCTCCGCCTCGAAACGGGATGTTACATCGTCTTCGATAATGGCCTCTACGCCCGACTTCACATAGTCCAAACacttttcaaaatcaaagttTATTTCATCCTGGATAGCAGAAGGTGACACTGATTAGATTAGAGTTTATACGACATAAGTACGGGCGTACCTTTTTAGAGGAAACTGGTTTCTCTGGCGCCGGTTCCTGAGCTTGGGGAAGAAGGACTGCATCTCTGGTAATCAATGGAGCAACTCCATTTGTAGCCTCTTTGGAGTCCGCATCGTCAACTAGTTGCACTCCCTGTTTGTCGTCAGTCTTTGGATTGCGGGAAAATGTCTGGTTTTCTTTGGATGCTGTCTCTATACTGACACGGCCGTACTAGAAATGGAAATACATTTAGTTACATTCAACTTGTCGCCGGATTATCTACTGATAAGAGTATTATATGTCTAATCAAGTGAGGTAACGATTGGCAGTACATTCCTTTCTCCACATGGCAGTTTAAGAGGTATTCAAGGATTTTCCCAACCATAAACTATAGGGTTCcataagaatttaaaaaaaatcacctAGAGAACCCTTTTATGTGGGTGCCTCTGAAGGTTGTGTACATGCGTAAGGTAGACATATCAGTTTTACGCTGACTATATTTATGGACTTTGGAGTGTGACACAATTGGAATTGCCTTGGCTTTACGGAGAAGGAAATCATACACAAATCACATCATTAACTCACTTTCCTCGAAATAAAAGGACTATCGGTTCGCCATTTACCTCAAATATCCTTAGGAGAAGGTTCACATAGGCCTTCCGCACTCCGATGGATTTGTTGATTGCggaaatgaaaaccaaaaatgaCAGAAACCCCCCGAGGGGAATCCAGAATATGCTGAGTAGCGCGCTGATCATTTTACATTTGATTCATGAGACATTAATTATTGTGGAGTAAAATGCGTCTGAATTTGGTTTATTGTGAACTTGTGTTCTTTAGGGTTGTTGATACTATATCAAACCATCAATATATCGA
Coding sequences:
- the LOC6494231 gene encoding glycerol-3-phosphate acyltransferase 3-like isoform X6; protein product: MISALLSIFWIPLGGFLSFLVFISAINKSIGVRKAYVNLLLRIFEYGRVSIETASKENQTFSRNPKTDDKQGVQLVDDADSKEATNGVAPLITRDAVLLPQAQEPAPEKPVSSKKDEINFDFEKCLDYVKSGVEAIIEDDVTSRFEAEELKNWNMLTRTNRHYEFISWKITLIWMVGFFIRYVFLMPLRVLVCFVGVLFTVFANFIVALIPFRYLRNSLASLSFKITFRLIASSLSSLIKFHNKQYKPTVSGFCVANHTSPLDVAILSTDCTYSLVVWLTVCTAAVGYLKDGPYKRQVVNKVLSMCFGVLSSAISAVITYHNEENRPSSGICVANHTSPIDVLVLMCDSTYSLIGQRHGGFLGVLQRALARASPHIWFERGEAKDRHLVAERLKQHVSDPNNPPILIFPEGTCINNTSVMQFKKGSFEVGGVIYPVAIKYDPRFGDAFWNSAKYSMMQYLYMMMTSWAIVCDVWYLPPMYRQEGESAIDFANRVKSVIAKQGGLIDLVWDGQLKRMKPKKEWKEIQQVEFANRLKSDST
- the LOC6494231 gene encoding glycerol-3-phosphate acyltransferase 3 isoform X4; this translates as MISALLSIFWIPLGGFLSFLVFISAINKSIGVRKAYVNLLLRIFEYGRVSIETASKENQTFSRNPKTDDKQGVQLVDDADSKEATNGVAPLITRDAVLLPQAQEPAPEKPVSSKKDEINFDFEKCLDYVKSGVEAIIEDDVTSRFEAEELKNWNMLTRTNRHYEFISWKITLIWMVGFFIRYVFLMPLRVLVCFVGVLFTVFANFIVALIPFRYLRNSLASLSFKITFRLIASSLSSLIKFHNKQYKPTVSGFCVANHTSPLDVAILSTDCTYSLYQYAKV
- the LOC6494231 gene encoding glycerol-3-phosphate acyltransferase 3 isoform X1 is translated as MISALLSIFWIPLGGFLSFLVFISAINKSIGVRKAYVNLLLRIFEYGRVSIETASKENQTFSRNPKTDDKQGVQLVDDADSKEATNGVAPLITRDAVLLPQAQEPAPEKPVSSKKDEINFDFEKCLDYVKSGVEAIIEDDVTSRFEAEELKNWNMLTRTNRHYEFISWKITLIWMVGFFIRYVFLMPLRVLVCFVGVLFTVFANFIVALIPFRYLRNSLASLSFKITFRLIASSLSSLIKFHNKQYKPTVSGFCVANHTSPLDVAILSTDCTYSLIGQRHGGFLGVLQRALARASPHIWFERGEAKDRHLVAERLKQHVSDPNNPPILIFPEGTCINNTSVMQFKKGSFEVGGVIYPVAIKYDPRFGDAFWNSAKYSMMQYLYMMMTSWAIVCDVWYLPPMYRQEGESAIDFANRVKSVIAKQGGLIDLVWDGQLKRMKPKKEWKEIQQVEFANRLKSDST
- the LOC6494231 gene encoding glycerol-3-phosphate acyltransferase 4 isoform X3; this encodes MISALLSIFWIPLGGFLSFLVFISAINKSIGVRKAYVNLLLRIFEYGRVSIETASKENQTFSRNPKTDDKQGVQLVDDADSKEATNGVAPLITRDAVLLPQAQEPAPEKPVSSKKDEINFDFEKCLDYVKSGVEAIIEDDVTSRFEAEELKNWNMLTRTNRHYEFISWKITLIWMVGFFIRYVFLMPLRVLVCFVGVVWLTVCTAAVGYLKDGPYKRQVVNKVLSMCFGVLSSAISAVITYHNEENRPSSGICVANHTSPIDVLVLMCDSTYSLPFRSKLTWIRVTL